The genomic window gagctgagagccttctcctcaggtccatctctgcagccagctttTCTGCTCTGATACTTGGGAGCTCCACCACATTCAgtcacccctggtctttctgtgacatttgggttctgagaccacactgtcccagtgagggtTCCATCCTCTGTTTAGCCactggagcaacatccctcagtggagcaggcttctgaaagttctgattttgtactctgttgctctatcacttgctgggagccagctgacagaccccccgccccccacgttctatcttcccatatatcacctcagattcacttatCTACATGTCTTACCTTCCAGGAAGTGGTTGCATTTCTGTTCATAGAGTTGtgttattgttttctttgatctcctgttgagttcataggtgttcagaatggtttgataactagctgaattcctgggaccagatgaaatttaggtctcctacttctctgccatcttgctatCCCCCTCTTCTGTGTTTCTTCATGGCTTTATGTCTCATATATTTTCAGtcctgaatagtattccattgcctGGACACACCATGTTTCTATATCCATTCACCTACCGAACAACATCTTTGttatttccaagttttgacaattatgaataaactCCCTTAAATATCTGAGTGTGGGTTTTTTATGTGGggataagttttcatttctcttgagtaaatattaaggaatgcaattgctggattttaTGGTGagagtatatttagttttgtaagaagatGCCAAAgggtcttccagagtggctgccctgTACTACATGCCCACCAGAAGTGAATGAGAgctcctgttgctccacatcttcagcagcatttggtgttgtcagtttCCAGGTTTTGGCCATGCTAGCAGGTACATAGTGGCATCTCATCATTGTTTTAAGTTGTATCTCCCTGATGACATGTGATGTAGAGCATCTTATCAATGTTTGCTTGCCATTTGTATGTTGTCTTTGATGAGGTATCTATTCAGATCTTtggtgcattttaaaaattgggttgtttgacttctttctcttttttgcctcCATCCTGCTGTGTGCCACTCACTGTTACTGACCATGTCTTCTCACAAGACTTTCAGGATCAAGCAATTCCtggccaagaaacaaaagcagaatcacCCAATTCCCCAGTGGATTTGGATGAAAACTGGTAATAAAATCAGGTACAACTCCAAGAGGAGGCACTGGCGGAGAACCAAGCTGGGTCTCTAAGGTGTCCCACATCACGCGATGACACACCTAATTGGCACCACATATTTAATTAAGCTCCTTAAAGATCATGTGTCCTATTCTGTCGTCCTGTAAACACCTTTCTACCTGGCCAATAGATACCTTTTATCAGGGAGATGATTTTTCTGTCACTCTACCTCTGCACCAGTGGGTTGGCTTGGTAATAAACGTGAGGCCtttcagctgtaaaaaaaaaaaaaaatggttgtttgttttcttagctGTGAGTTTGAAAGTTCTTTGCATGATTTTGATAACAGCACcaagtgttatatgcaactggtgaatcactaaatcctatcCCTGAGACTGATAATACACTAGaagttaactaaattgaatttcaattaaaaacatttaataacagtcttttatcagatatgtgttttgcaaatgttttttcccaagtctgtggcttgtcttctcattttcttgaaaatctgtttttttaagagttaGCCAGGTTTGAGGCCAATTTGTTGAGAAAAAGCATCTGTCCAGGCATTTTCCAGTAACAATGCAGAACTCTAAGAAtagagggaaaaatatttttctaaatgccTGTAGGCAGAAGGAATTAGGAAAGACTCAGGTCTGCTGTGGATTCCACATGTGACCCAGCTGATCCTTCACCCTTTTTGATATTCCTTTCATGGCTCTGGCATGTCTGTTTCTCTTAACATTCCTCCTTTATATGGCTTTTCCCCTAACAAATATTTGTACTCtggatataaatatacatatccaGACCCAACAGTTATACTTCTAGGAACCGaaatctatagaaataaaaacactataaaatctatggaaataaaaaaaataaaaaaacatttctatagaaacaaaaaaaaaagcagtaataaCACATGTGTAAGAACGTCTATAGTGGcaagaaaaaaagtaaacaaagggAATACTTACTATCCATGAAGTGGTCAAGCTGTTTATGGGATAGATTGAAGTATTACACAAGCATTCAAGAGGATGAAGGAAAATATGCCAATAGACTGGATAGTGATGAGTGagaaaatcaagaatcagaaaaCTGTGATATGTTCACAGCACACGTGCATAATGCATGTTTATAAGTATAACTATATGGAACTAAAAAATGTAAGCTTAACTATCATAGGGACTTTATTAATTGTTTACCACATAATCTATAATGCTTAGGAGACCAGtataaatttagagaaaaaattagaaaagcagatACCAGATTGAGAGATTAACAGTGTGTGTGGTTCAATGGGTAAAAGGGGtccaagaaaaaaatggtttatatattaccatatttacatatttatgtagCAGTCTATATACGTATATTTGAAGAaatctttttaagttaaaaaatttaaagtttatttatttatcttagagagagagagagagagagagagaacatgagtagggggacagagggaaagggaaagagaatctcaagcaaacctCATACTGAGTGCATGGAGTCCCAcctggggcttgatgtggggctcaaactggGGCTCAATTTtaggacccaaagatcatgatctgagctgaaaccaagggtcagatgcttaactgactgcactacTCAGGCATCTctgtttgaagaaaaaatatttttaaaggtttcatttgtttatttgggagagagagagagtgagtttaAGAGTgcacagcaggggaaggggtagagggagaagcagactcccgactgagcagggagcctgatgtgggactgggccccaggaccctgggattgtgacctgagctgaagagatgattaacagactgagccatccaggtgcccctgaagaaatttttaaaagtaaaacaaactaaaaaatttGTGCAAACTTTATGTTCTACTTCATTGTGTATTTATGTTTATACacaatatttatattcattaatttaaaaatattttaaaagaaaatattttaaattgcttaTATGGAGCTCTCTCATAAGATTTATTCTCAATTCAAAGAGTGACTGTGGTATCAAAGAATGGTTAATTTTTAGGTGTGATAATAGTATTGAGGTTATGGCAGACCAACTCCTGATCTTTGTGAAATACACACCAAAGTATTTATGGATGAACTGATAGGATGTCTGGGATGGGTACGTGCAACAAGACTGGTTTATGCTGACAATTGCTGAAGCTGGGTGATGGAGACATGGAggattcattatatttttattgtatactATCATATTATTGAAATTTGCCACACAAAGTGTTTAAAATGGAGAATGTAGCATTTTCATGATCAACTCTTTTTATCTAACTCTCAAGCAGTAATGTATTCCAGAAGATTCCTTAAATTTTTACTGTTTGCCTTGAACTTGTTAATTAAGATGATTATTTGGAGTACTATTGCttcagaatataaataaaatcgttttccCTAGTCAAATTTTAGAGTTATTCTTCATTATTAAGGCAAAAAGATCAAACTGAATTTCACCTTTTGtcagataattttttctttccacttgaaGAGAGATGACAATCCAATCCTATATCTGAGAGTTCTGACCACCACCTGCCTGGCTTCACCTTTCATCTGTTTGGTACCTTAAGTGTGAGAATCACCTTCTGTTATTTCTACAAATGTCTTAAAATGTAGGCATTTTCATGTTGTCTTAAAAAGAAGGTCCTTTCAAGAACCAATCAATCACCCAAAAGAGGCATCCACTGACTGAGTCAATCAGTTATTACTGGCACTACACTATAGTCAAGGAGATGAGTGTAATAAATTATCATGCTTCATAAGATGGGGTAAGACCTCAATATGTAGAGAGACTATACACACTGAAGCTGGTCTTCTAATAAGTTCCTTTCCTCTATCTTTTTGTTCTCAAGGTCAAACAGTTTCCCACAACATTCTTTCTAACTCGATGCTTAGGATGCTCTGAGAGCAATATGCAGCTCAAAGCTTATATGTAGAAGATTCCCATTTCTGCAATACTGTGATTTATAAGGAATTGATATATTTGGCCATTCAgatgaccaaaatatatttctcatatatatttggtGTTTACCCATGGTCCCTGGATCATAGGCCCTCAAACTTTTAGAATCTCCTGAGGCATGAGAGCAGtgggaatatctttttttatatattaaatatatacaatattttgtCTCTTGTCTTCAGTTCCTGAAAATGCTTTAGAGTCATGAGGGTGAAATGGGTGTCTTGTTATCCATAACAAGCCCCTTACTATCCCAACTGACTTTATGCTCATGGGGCAACCTccaaggatgggggctggttgccaagGGGAACCAGAAATGAATAGAGGGGTGGGGCTTTCAGGCCCACTCTCTGATTTCTGGGGAAGtgatcaccaatggccaatgatttaatcactCTTACCTATGTGATGAAACCTCCATAAAGACCCACAAAGATGGGGTTCAGTGAGCTTCCAGACTGGGGAACCAAGACATTTCTACTTGTCAATTTCTCTAAGAACAGGGCTCCTTTATTTGgacctctctctgtgtatctcttcatctggctgttgattTGTATCCTTCAGTAACATTTCTGATAAATGGGCAATCTAGTGAGTAAATGggttttctgagttctgtgagccactctagcaaattaatcagaCCCTAGGAGGGgttcatgggaacctctgatctaTAGCAAGTTGGTCAGAAGCACATATAACAACCTGGGCTTGTGACTGGTGTCTAAGTGGAGGGCAGCCTGGTAGGACTGAACCCTttacctgtggaatctgatgctgtcTCCAGGTACATAGGGATAGATAGTGTCAAATGTGAGTTGATGGTGGGGCACCCAGCTCGAGTCTTGGAGCATTGCTTGGTGGTATGGGGAGACTACACCTCATATGTTGGAACTGTGGGTGCAGAGCCCTTAATTTCCTCATGCCATCTCATTTCCCTATCCTTAAAACTGACCTTCCTCTACTGACTATGGGAAATCCCACTGAGCTTAAGTAGGAGACCGGGGAAATTTATTTACACGGAAGTGGGACAATTTCTTGCTGTCTTCTGCCAAACAGTACATCTACTTCCAAGGGAGCTTCTTACTCAAGGGAAATTACCTCAGAATAGCATGAGTATGCTGGAAGAGgttcagctttttgtttttattgagagAGTCATTAGGATAGAAAAAATGGGTAACAGAATTAAATCAGAAATTCTTAAAACATCTAAAACCCTCTTGGTTTGAGATTCAATCTGGTTGCAGCCTATGGCAGCTGAGAGTCATTGTTCTGAAGGTCTGAATCTTTGCATTGTCtgttggtctcttttttttttcaaagcctaATCTTGACTGCTCATAGAAGTCACTTGGTATAATCTTTTAGTGTTCCCTAGTGAAGTGTATTTGTTAGGATGTTGTTTTGCCTGTAGACAGCagaaaaaactgaacaaaatggCTTAAACATTAAGATTATCCCCTTCCATAATGCAGGTacctctttattttataattgacttaaaaaaagattttatttatttgacagagagagagatcacaagtaggcagagaggcaggcagagagaaaggggaagaaggctccctgctgaacagagagcccgatgtggggctcgattccaggatcctgagaccatgacctgagctaaaggcagaggtttaacccactgagccaccaagatgcccctataattgacttttttttttaaagattttacttatttatttgacagagagatcacaagtagatagagaggcaggcagagagagagagagggaagcaggctccccactgagcagagagcccgatgcgggactcgatcccaggatcctgagatcatgacctgagccgaaggcagcagcttaacccactgagccaccaaggcgcccccgtATAATTGACTTTTGACTGACtaccttcactcattttgcccgcccccactccctccttctggaaaccaccaatctgttctctgtttctgtgattcttttttttttttttttgagtccacataagtgagatcataaagtatttgtctttctgggtctcacatttcatttagcataatgctctcaaggtccatccatattatCAAAAGCAGcaatgtttcattttcttaatggttggataatattccattgaatatatataccacattttctttatccatgcatatgatgatagacacttgggttgtttccacctcttggctattgcaaacaatgctgcaatgaacatgatgtacatatatctttttgagttagtgcttttgttttctctgagTAAATAAagttgttgggtcatatggtagttatatttttaatttttggaggaaccttcctactgttttccattgtggctgTACCAAtcatgttcccaccaacagtgtacaagagctcccttttcttttcatcctcCCTGAAACTTATCTCTTgcctttttgattctagccattctaacaagtatGAAGTGATGTCCCATTGTGGTgctgatgtgcatttccctggtgaatagtgatgttgagcacaatCAGGATTTCATGCCCTTTACTCTGAATCTACTCTCATCTAGGTCCCAGAAGTGTTGACAGATTCAGTGGATAATTTTCTCGACTCCCCAGCAGCATTTGACGTAGTTTATTACTCTTCTTGCCTTGAAACACTTTTTACTTGGCCTTTGTTCCCTTCCTATATCATTGATATTCTTATTAGTCTCTTTTTTGAGTTCTTATGGTTTTCTGGACCTCAAATGTTGACATAAGCTGGGTCAGTCCTCAGACCTTTCTTCTACCCATGTTCTCTCTTGGTGACCTCGTCCTATCTCATGGCTTTAAATGTCACTTATGTGCTAATGACTGCCAAGTTTAGACCTCCAACTTGGGACTCTCCACCAAACTCTAGACTCATAAATCCACAAACCTTTCTTGAGTATGGAATGCCTAATTGGCATCTTAAACTTAAAGCATCAGAACCAAGTCCTGATTTCTTCCCTACTTCACACCTGCTCTTCCTCCTGTTGTCTTATCTCAGTGAGTGGCAACTCCATTCTTTCACTTCTTCTACCCCAAAACCCTGGAGTTCTACTCAACTCTTTCTCCAACATCTCCCTAAGTGCTAGCAAATCTTCAAATTATATCTAGATCCTGACTGCTTCTGACCAGCCCAATTCAAGCCACTACCTGTTCTCACCTGGGAAGTGGCTGTGGCCTATGACTAGTTTCTGTGATTCTACTCTCACTCCTTTTTAGCAGTGAGATTATTAAAATATACGGCAGTGCATGCCATTTTCCTTCTCAAAGCTGTTCAGTGGCTTCTGGTCTTGCTCAGATCCACAGCCAAAGTCCTTACAGCAGACTTTGAGGGTCTACCTCATTCCCACATGCCTCTGACCACAGCCCTTACTGCTTTCCCTTCATTTACTTTAGTCTGTATCCACCTTCTTGTTATTGCCCAATCACCCCACCCTTCCCTGAGATCTTGGCACTTGCTTTTCCCTCGGCTTTGGTTGCTTACCCCAGATATTCATGTGGCTCATTCCTCACTTCCCTCTTGTGTCTGCTCAAAGTTTTTGTGTGACCACCCTCCTCACCCATCACTCTCTATCCATGggttttgtttacttttctttattgtCCTTATGTGGAtaattttgtaagattttatttgtaatttaaaaaattggttgCATGTTAAAAggttaatattttgaatatattgggTTAAGTAAAAACAGattataacaatatttttaaaatcttttttcagtatgcctactagaaaatttaaaattacatatgtagcTTGCATTTGTGGCTCACATTCAATTTCACTTGCACAGTTCTGGCTTAGATCAATAATGCTTTACTTGGCTCATGGTGGGGAAGGGGTGCTCACGCATGTAGAACTGGAGTTCTGCAAGTATTGAAGAAGTGGGGGAATGGCCACTGGAAGACAATCAACGGTGTTTGCTACATGGAAGCAGGTGTTTGGAACATGGGGTTTGGAGCTAGACAAGCCTTTAGATTCTAGACCCACTAATCAGTGGGTGacatctctgagcttcagtttcccatcagtgaaatggggataacagtATTTAGCATGTAAGGTTACTGTGAGAATTGATGGGATATTATTTATACAATTCTTAACACAGGTCTGGGACCTCATCGGCACAAATCAATGGTCGTTACTATTCTTAGTTCTCATGCCTTGGCTAGCCCCACTGCTGGGCAGACTGTCCTTGGCTGGCATTCTCAGGTGCTGTTGGCAATGTCCCGAAGTTCCAGTTTTCTAAACTGTAGTGTTGGAAGCACATCATCACCATGGAAACTTTTTTCTGGTTTATTGAAACATTAGCTGGGCATATATGAGGTATATTATTCCCAGGATTCAGAATTTACCAAAATCACAGGGGCATGATGGTGATGTCATTTTAGCAAAAGGGTCCTCTGAACCACAAAAGGATATCCCAGTGTGTTTGGAAGTTTCATCCAACCATTTATCCAACCATTCATTCATGCCAGATGCCAAGCCTGTCAGCTATCAATCCCACTCCTACCTGCCCTCCAGGGATTTCAGAGCCTGTCCAGGTTCTCAGGTTTAAGGACCCTTAGGCTTAAAGCTCCTTGTCAAAACTCTGTGAACTGTTGGAGGAGGTGAAGCATGTCTCTGAACCCTGACAACTCACACTGAAGCTGACAGTTTACCTCCATGGAAGGAAGCTTTCTGTACACGAATTAGATGGGCCTGACATGACATTCTGCCAGGCTGCCTGCATGCGCCACACCCACAACAGAAAGGATTCAGCTGGTGCCAGTAAACATACTTTTTGGAGAATGAATGCTGGGTCAGTACTTGCTTTTGCTGTACTTATTGGCTCAGTAGGGACTGGGTGGGGAGAATACATAGAGCTGATTGCCAGGTTGAATGAGGCTGACTATTCCTCTGAAATAGTCATGGTAATCAATACTAAAATCGGACTCGAATTGTGGATTGTCACAGAGATTCTCAGAAACACACCTATGTATAAAGTAGTGATTTCCAACATTTTCAGAAATGGAAGTTTTCACTTGGGTGATTTGCCATTATCATTCTCCACCTTTCATTCATTGAAACACACCTTTCAGTCTAGTTTGGGGATTGTAAATATtataactaatattttaaaaaagtgattgaAACTTAATGCtggttttcagttttaaaatcaaTTCATTTTTTCAGGATTTGTGATTCTGATTATTCTTCCAACTGACTCCCTCCCTTGAAGATAATTTGAAattctttaaggtataaaataAGATATAACTCTCTTCCTTGTGTTCTTTCTGCTCTTGGGTATATTTCATAGTGACTCTGTCCTGACATCTCAAGCACTGGCatattgttgaataaatgtgAATGGGAGTAAAAGCAAGAGTTCTTGCTCTGGACCCTTCCTTGAGAAGAATAGTTCTGTCTTCCGCTTTTGGTATTTGCTCAAAAGGATGTGTGATTATTCTTAAATTATTGCTTGGcaattgttatttaatttctcatttatataTCTCACACCTCAATTAAATAGTAtactcctggagggcagggataTGAGCTCCTTTGGGTTCCAAGTGATAGTAATTCAAGTCCATGTAGCTTAAGCAAGAGCTGGGATTTATTGACTACTGTACCTGGGAAAGACAGGGCTGCCCTGAAGGAATCAAAGGATGTTGTCAGGACTGTTcttattcttcatttcttatttcatCTTCTTGAGTTGGCTTTATTCTGTTATTACAAGGCTTTTCCTCTATGTGGTAGGtgatgggggtgggcagagggaatgAATAGGGAACAGGGGACCTGGTAGCAGAGAGTTACAGACTTTAATCATCCCAGCTGTTGTATGCTGAATTTGGCTGGCCTTTGTCCATGGTTCCTGAAAGAAAGCCTcttggaatttcccaagtgatAGGAGTGTCTTTGTAATTCAGTGTGGGTTTCTTGGACCACACCTGAGTTTATACTAGTGAGGTGACTCATGGCCATCCCCTAGATAGTTTCAGGACAGGTGTTGGCCATGCCAGAAAGGCCAACCATGGAGTTAGAGGGTTGGGGCTGTGGTAGCAGCCCTACTTCTTCTACAGGGAGGGAGAATTGAGACAGTTTAACCACAAGGCCAATGACCCCATCAATCATACCTACAGAACAAAACCCTAGTAAAAACTCTGGTAATCATACATCAGTGTGCTTGGAGAGTGACACCATCCTGAGGACATGGGAGCTTTGTATTTGGAACCCTCCCACATATTGTCCTGTATGTCTCTTTATTTGGCTGGTGCTGATTGATATCTTTGTGCTATAATAAAGCTGTATAATGTTTTCCCAAATTCTATGAATCATTTGAATGAATTATCAAACCTGAGGAGGTGGTGGGAATCTCTGAATTTTTATCAGTGGTGATCCCCAATTTATAACTGGCATTTGAGCTGAGGGTGATCATTATAGGACTGTGCTCTTAACCTGTGAAGTTTGACCTAACTCTGGGTAGTTAGAATTGcatttttccttccaaatagAATTTGCAGCTACCTTGGCAAAGAATGAGATAGTTTTTCCTCCCAACATTGAAATGGAAAATTCCACATTAAGACTTTGATTAGACAGACTGGGTAATGTTGCCACCTTTGAGCTTAGAGGTacatggcagggggaggggcaactCTGCAACTCTGCAAGAGAGGGGGATGCCCGAGTGGAGGAAGCAAGGAACAGTGTTGGGTTACAGGAGCTTGAGTTGTCTCCCATGGTGCAGGTCCCTTGTAATTTTGTGACCCTTTTCAGTATGTTATAAAGACAGCTAGTGCCcatcaaatatcaaatatttatttctccccTTATATATGTCTGCTTTCCTTATAGTTGGGTTGGGTCAATATAACTAGTTCTGGTCAATGGATTATGAGCAGAACAGATGTGACTTAGTTTCAGGCTAAGGTAATAGAAACCTGGGattctttgtcttctctcttaTTTCCTTGCTGCTATGCCCTTGGCATCCACATGCTCCAGATGGCATACCAAAAGATGGAGAAGGCCACCTGTTCATGTTGGTCTTTACTGTTAAGCCAATGAGACTAGGGAACATAGTAGGCAGATTAATGGCCCTCCCCCAAGATATTAGGTTTTAATCTCTGGAaccttaaatgaaaaaaaaagtctttgcaggtgtaattaaATTAAGAACTTTTGATAAAGAGATTATCCTAAAAAAAGAGGttatcctagattatctgggTGAGTCCCAAATACCATCATAAATATCTGCATaggtgagaggcagaggaggtTTAGACATACATCCAGTGGAGAAGGTGATGggggcagagattggagtgatgtggccacaagccaaggaaatttattctctcacatctCTGAAagtcagaaatctgaaaacagtaTCGCTGGGCCAAGATGTCTACAGTGCCACATTTCCTTTGAACACTGAATTTTTTCCTTGCCTCTtttagcttctggtggctccaagCATTCCTTAACTTGTGGCAGCATAACTCCAAACTCCACATCTGACTTCTCATGAGCTTCTCTTCTGTGTCTTCTCCCCCACATCTATGTCTTCTTCTCTTCCCATAAGGACAGATCTTTGGAGTTAGGACCCATTCAGATAATCAAGGATTATCTCTTTATCTTGAGATCCtgaatttaatcacatctgtaagGACTCTTTTCTCAAATAAGGTCGAGTACACAGGTTCTGAGTGGACAGGTTTTGGGGAACCATCATTCAACCAACTAGAGATACCAATGTCTCTCCAAAGCAAGTCTGGGACAGGTAATGTCGCCAAAAGAGATTCAGTGGAAGATTTTATTCAATGAGCAGTTTACCCttatctaaagaaaatatatgtcAAGAAATATGAAAGCTCTTAGTATAGGTGTTGACCAATTATTGCTTTATGCAAAACACACATGATTGAATACTGCCTGTGTATTGTTTGAGAATGTTCTACATTAGGTTGAACATATGTCCTATCTAGTAATTGCTTTCTTGGCTTTGTGTTATTGGCCTAGAATGTCATCAGTATATCTGACATGCCAATCCCATCTTTACCATGATGATTTGATTGATTCCTGTTATGAGGATGACATACTGGGTGAATAGTTTATGACTATAAATCCCAG from Meles meles chromosome 5, mMelMel3.1 paternal haplotype, whole genome shotgun sequence includes these protein-coding regions:
- the LOC123942563 gene encoding 60S ribosomal protein L39-like — its product is MSSHKTFRIKQFLAKKQKQNHPIPQWIWMKTGNKIRYNSKRRHWRRTKLGL